The window CAGCGCAAACACCTCGCCGGTCATGAAGGTCTGGAACTGCTTGACCCGGCCGCTGTGCACCTGCACCCATTTGCTGTGTGTGCCGGGCAGCACCAGTGTGGCGCTGTCGCGGCCCGTCATCTGCAAGGCGCCAAAAATCTGCACCTCTTCGCCGCGCATCACGTCGGGTGTGTTGAGCGGGTCTGTGCCTATACAGCTCAGACCCGGCACCAAGGCGATGCGCCCGGGTTGCAGCCACAAGAGGTGTTGGCCCAACTCGGCAAAGCCTGCGGGGCAAGGGCAGTAGGGGGCTTCTTGCCAGCCTTGTCGGCTGCCGGCCATGCCCGAGATCAGGCACAGGGCACTCGGCACCTGCAACCAGTCGCCAAAGAGTTCGTTCAGCACCGCTTCAAATTGGCCCGGTGCCACGCTCAAGATGCCACGCGGAAAGTCGCGTGATTCAAGCACCTGACCGCTGGCACCCAGCCGTGCGCCGCGCAGCGAAGTGGTGCCCCAGTCGATGGCGATCAAGGGCCGTTGGTTTGTGCTCATGTGGGGCTGCCTTTGGAGAGGGTGTTCAAGTGCCTGAGCACGTCTTCTTGCCGGGGCAGTGGGGCCACCGCACCGTAGCCTTGCACCGACAAAGCGGCTGCGGCATTGGCGTAGGCTGTGGCATCCCACAGGCTGTCGCCCACAGACAGACGCGCCAGCAGGTTGCCTGCAAAACAATCGCCCGCGCCGGTGGCATCCAC is drawn from Limnohabitans sp. 63ED37-2 and contains these coding sequences:
- a CDS encoding 2-dehydro-3-deoxygalactonokinase codes for the protein MSTNQRPLIAIDWGTTSLRGARLGASGQVLESRDFPRGILSVAPGQFEAVLNELFGDWLQVPSALCLISGMAGSRQGWQEAPYCPCPAGFAELGQHLLWLQPGRIALVPGLSCIGTDPLNTPDVMRGEEVQIFGALQMTGRDSATLVLPGTHSKWVQVHSGRVKQFQTFMTGEVFALMSQHSILGKTMDLQGAFDEAVFLQGVDQSQHSGSVLHQLFAVRTLGLFERLSAAQLPSYLSGLLIGEELRQQAVLPHPDPVLVIGSPALCLRYTLALQHLHIPCQSLGAEATWAGLWALASSCDPS